AGACATTGTTATGTAGCTATTTATCTCTAGTGCTCTTAATAGGCCTTGTATTAGATGCAACGCTCAATTGGTGGTGGGCAGACCCTGTAGCAGCGATATTGATCGCTCTGTTAGCCTTGAAAGAAGGCAGAGAAGCTTGGAAAGGCGATAATTGCTGTTAGCTACTTGGTGACTCTTTGGGTCACTGTAATTGAGCCCCACTGACCTTTTCCTGGGTAACCATGAAAATGGCAATGATATGGAAATTTACCAACTTTATCAAAAAGTGCAACGTTAATATCGCCAGTACCCATGGTCTTACTTGAAAAGTCTTTATTTTTTAAATCAGCTTTTATGTCGCCACCAATGTGGTCGCTAGCTGGAGCATTATCCCAACGCACATCATGAAGCATATTTCCTTTATTGGTCCAAATGACAATAGTTCCTTCTTCTACTGTTGCTTCCTTTGGCGAGAAGAAGTTGTCACCAATTTCAATTTCTAGTTCTTTATATTGTTTGGTAGCTCTAAGCTTTTCTAATTTTGCTTTCTGCGAATCTTGGTCCTTTTTTGTTGACGGGCTCGTACAACCCATAACTAAGAAAGCGACTGATATTAATAATATTATTGAAATACATTTGGTGGATTTATTGTATTTGTGCTTCAAATTAGTGTCCTTAAATGTAAAACTTAACTTTTTATGGCTAAACGAGTACTATTCCTGATCATATATGAAGCGACTAATATCGCCAAAAAATGTAGACCTGTGACAAATAATGTCAAATCAAGTAAATAAGAATGAATTTCGAGAGTTTGATGAGCAATCTTGCTAACGTCGAAAACTAAACCAATACAAGAAAACAATATAATTGCATACAGAACTTGGACACGATTTTTATTGATTATTAATGCAGCAAAAAGAACAGCAACCGAAATCACCGATATTGCCATAATCCATGAGTTTGAACTTGACCCTAAAGCTTTTACCAATGCATTTCTTGATTCAAGTATGTTTTGTAAATTGCTCTCTTTATGATTTTGATTCTGCTCTATTCTTGAGCCTAAGAAAAATAGTACCGCAGAGCCTAGAACTGAAATTGCAAGTATGAACTTCAAATTTTTATTTAGTAACAAAAACATTTAAGCAACTTTCTTCGATGATTATTATCAGTTTAGTTTTTGGTCTCATTAGTTCACATATCGATGAACTTTTAGTGATAATCGACTCAGATTACATAAAAAGGTTGAAGAATGGTTGAAATGCAGGTAAGACCAGATTTAAATATCTTTTCTTACCTGCATTAATAAGTGTGTCGAAGGGGGGACTTGAACCCCCACGCCCTTGCGGGCACAAGCACCTTAAGCTTGCGCGTCTGCCAATTCCGCCACTTCGACATACTTATTAGCTTTACTAATAAGAAGTTAAGATCTTAGCGTAAAGCCATTGTAAGAAGTTAATTTTTAGTCTTTGCGAGTGAGATTTTGTTTATATTTAGACGACCATAGCAATCAAAGTCCGGTATATTTATTCGATTATATACCGAAACACCAGCTACGTATTGTGCAATAGGTTTAGATAAATACAAGTCTTTAATTCGTTCTTGTAAGGTCTTTGAAGATTTTAGCTTGTTATCAAAGTTAGTCGAAGTCTCGTAATTTTCTATGTCATTTTCAAGTTTAGTATCTACGACACCAGATAGATTATCCGATGAGCTAGCTTTAAAATTGTCAACCAAGCTGTCTGATGAGACAGGAATTTCAGAGACCCAACCAAATCTAAATAGTGAAATTTCTCCTCGTGCAATGACATTAGCCCAATCAGCTGGCTCATGAACTGAAATAGTTGTTGGAATTCCAACGTCCGCTAACTCTTTTTTAGCTGATGCCGCCAAAACTTTTTGTAATTCAGAATCTTCAATATCTATGGGAACATTCGGTATATTGCCATCAGGAAAAAGTTTTTTTATCATTTTTTTTGCTTCGACAACGTTACCCTTACAGTTCGGTGAACAAAGTACAGAATCTACAGTAATACCTGAAAAATTTATTGCTTTAATAGCTTTACTGCCATAAGCGTCAATGTACGATTCTGTATTTAGTGCTAATAATATTGCCTCTCTAAATTTCACATCTGCCAGTGGTGAATCTCCATTTTTAACATATATGTTCCAAGATGCACTAGCTAATATAGGAATGTTTATTCTCGTAAACTTACTAGCAGTTGAAGCTTGCCCAAAAACAATATCTACATTACTTTTAGCATCTGCAACATTAATTTGATCTTGTGTTTTTACAAGAATATTAAACGTTTGTAATGACTTATCACGTGGTATAAAAACGGTTGCATCATTTGTTGTCTGCGCATCAATTTTAATAGTATATGAACCGCTACCCACATCTGATACTATTTCATTTTTCTCATTCAATGCACTTGTAGGAATAATGCCAGTATTTGGTTGAGCTAAAGAATAAAGAAAAAACGGATTAGGTGTAATTAGATTAAACGTTATCTTATTTTTTGATGTAGTTATACCGAAGAAATCTAGACCACTCTTAGCTTCCCCACTACCTTTAATATTTCTTGTAAATTTAGAGTATTTTGAATCTAAAATATTTAATCTTGAAATGGTTCGTTTAATATCATTTGGAGTTATTTTTGAACCATCGGTGAAAGTTCTTGTTTCATCAAGTGTGATTGAAATTTTAGTACCATTTTTTGAAATATTATAAGATTTTGCAATATTAGGTATTAGTTTATTTTTTGCATCCAAAAGGAAAAGTGGTTCATACAACAATGAAACTTGAAAATTTTGAGATTCATTTAATGCAAGATTAGGGTCTCTTACAATTGAACTCATAGACCAAACAGTTACAACATCAGGTTTAGGTAAATTACTTTCATTAACACTTTCTTCTTTTAATAGCATCCAACCACCAAAGAATAAACTAATCGTGATAATTAGCAATACCATTTTATTAAATATAAATCTCATTTACTTAAAGCTTTCATTGTTTAAATTATCGTCAAATCAATACAAATATAAACCATTTTTTATGCGAATAGAGGTTCATTCTGGGAAATGGCAAGAAATTAATCTACCATCATTCATTTTTGCTAGAGGCGGTTTGACATTGCATTTATCTGTTGCTTTATCACACCTTGTTTTAAAAGGACATCCCTCTGGTGGATTGGTTGGGCTAGGCAATTCACCTTCAATTAGGTGCATCTTTGGTAAATCCGACGTCAATTCATCTTTTGACATTACCGAATCAACTAAATCAAAATTATTAGTAGGAATAGCTCCAATTAATGCACGTGTATATGGATGTCTTGGATGCGAAAAAAGCTGTTTAGTAGTTGCTTCTTCCATAATCTGGCCAAGATACATAACGACCACCCTGTCGCACAAATGACGAACGACACGGAGATCATGGCTGATAAAAAGCATCGATAAAGTGCGATCTTTTCTAAGTTGTTTAAGTAAATTGATGATTCCTGCTTGTACCGAAACATCAAGGGCACTAACAGGTTCATCAAGTATCAACAGATCAGGATCAGTAGCAAGAGCCCTTGCGACACCAATACGTTGTCTTTGGCCACCAGAAAATTCAAATGGATATCTATCTAACCATTCTCTTCGTAGCTTTACTGAGTCCATCAATTCATTACAGAGATCGTTTTTCTTCTTTTTAAACATATTACGTGTATATGCTTTATCACCTTCATCATTTTTTAATCCAGATTTTAATAAATGCATCGGCTCTTTTATTATTGCTTTAATAGTCATGCGAGGATTAAGCGAAGCGTAAGGATCTTGAAATACCATCGATATCTTTTTGCGTAAATTAGTATCATAGGTTAATTTTTTTGATTCATAAGTCAATGCACCTCGAGTGGGTTCATCTAAACCTGCAATTATTCTTGCTAATGTCGTTTTGCCGCAAC
This region of Acidimicrobiia bacterium genomic DNA includes:
- a CDS encoding ATP-binding cassette domain-containing protein, with protein sequence MVNLHIDGTTPEVLLRVDDLYKNFYTRSHGKKITTYALRGVTFSLHKGEAVAIVGESGCGKTTLARIIAGLDEPTRGALTYESKKLTYDTNLRKKISMVFQDPYASLNPRMTIKAIIKEPMHLLKSGLKNDEGDKAYTRNMFKKKKNDLCNELMDSVKLRREWLDRYPFEFSGGQRQRIGVARALATDPDLLILDEPVSALDVSVQAGIINLLKQLRKDRTLSMLFISHDLRVVRHLCDRVVVMYLGQIMEEATTKQLFSHPRHPYTRALIGAIPTNNFDLVDSVMSKDELTSDLPKMHLIEGELPSPTNPPEGCPFKTRCDKATDKCNVKPPLAKMNDGRLISCHFPE